A single region of the Microcella sp. genome encodes:
- a CDS encoding bile acid:sodium symporter family protein: MIAAPLIIATQTVVNEQDVVTPFEQALLVGLVFVIMFGLGAGLTPRDFKLAVRRPYGLIIGFLTQFGIMPLLAYVLVVTVLFQLPREYAAPVALGALLMGCVPAGTTSNIFTYFSKGNLALSVIMTTNSTLWAILMTPLVLALYGSLIFTESSDLQIPIVNIVVTLATLLIPVVAGMILRKYSANVGAVMELLGGFFGLFFIVFLMATWVPRNWALLTSTPWQTYLVAIGLGLFGIAVAYGIARAIRLHPMNARTIGLETGIQNGPLAIAIVLLTFADNPDIGLILIVPALYSLFIVIVATFVTFWFRRANVAEEQKIPNLL, translated from the coding sequence ATGATCGCCGCACCTCTCATCATCGCCACGCAGACCGTGGTCAACGAGCAAGACGTCGTGACGCCGTTCGAACAAGCTCTCCTCGTCGGCCTCGTCTTCGTCATCATGTTCGGCCTCGGCGCTGGTCTGACTCCGCGCGACTTCAAGCTCGCGGTGCGTCGCCCCTACGGCCTGATCATCGGCTTCCTCACGCAGTTCGGCATCATGCCGCTGCTCGCGTACGTGCTCGTCGTCACGGTGCTGTTCCAACTGCCCCGAGAGTATGCGGCCCCGGTGGCGCTCGGCGCGCTGCTCATGGGCTGCGTGCCTGCCGGAACGACGTCGAACATCTTCACGTACTTCTCGAAGGGCAACCTCGCGCTCAGCGTCATCATGACGACGAACTCGACCCTCTGGGCGATTCTCATGACGCCGCTCGTGCTCGCGCTCTACGGCTCGCTGATCTTCACCGAGAGCTCTGACCTGCAGATTCCGATCGTCAACATCGTGGTGACCTTGGCCACTCTGCTGATTCCTGTCGTCGCCGGCATGATCTTGCGCAAGTACAGTGCCAACGTCGGCGCCGTCATGGAACTCTTGGGCGGGTTCTTCGGTCTGTTCTTCATCGTGTTTCTCATGGCGACGTGGGTGCCGCGCAACTGGGCGCTGCTGACGTCAACCCCGTGGCAGACCTACCTCGTGGCGATCGGGCTGGGGCTCTTCGGCATCGCGGTGGCCTACGGCATCGCGCGAGCGATTCGACTGCACCCGATGAACGCTCGCACGATCGGGCTCGAGACGGGCATCCAGAACGGTCCGCTCGCGATCGCGATCGTGCTGCTGACCTTCGCCGACAACCCCGACATCGGGCTGATCTTGATCGTTCCGGCGCTGTACTCGCTGTTCATCGTGATCGTGGCGACCTTCGTGACCTTCTGGTTCCGTCGCGCCAACGTCGCCGAAGAGCAGAAGATACCCAACCTGCTGTAG